The genomic interval CCTTGCGGTCGCAGACCGCCACGTCACCGATGCCGGCCTCCACCAGGATCTTGGCGATGGCCACACCGGCCGCGCCCGCGCCGGAGATCACGGCGCGCAGCTGGCCCAGCGAGCGGCCGGTGAGCTTCGCGGCGTTGCGAAGCGCGGCCAGGGTGACCACGGCCGTGCCGTGCTGGTCGTCGTGGAAGACCGGGATGTCCAGCCGCTCCTGGAGCCGGCGCTCGACCTCGAAGCAGCGCGGCGCGGAGATGTCCTCCAGGTTGACGCCGCCGAAGGACGGCGCGAGACGGGCGACGGTGTCGACGATGTCGTCGACCTCCCGGCAGTCGAGCGCGATCGGCACCGCGTCCACGCCGCCGAACTGCTTGAAGAGGATGGCCTTGCCCTCCATCACGGGCAAGGACGCCTCGGGACCGATGTCCCCGAGGCCGAGCACCGCGCTGCCGTCCGTCACGACCGCCACGACCTGGGACTTCCAGGTGTAGTCGTGCACCAGCTCCGGCTGCTCCGCGATGGCGCTGCACACCTTGGCGACGCCCGGCGTGTACGCGAGGGACAGGTCGTCCCGGTCGCGCACGGGCACCGTCGCCTCGATCGCCATCTTGCCGCCCCGGTGCAGCGCGAAGGCCGGGTCGAAGAGCTCGTCCCGAGCCTCGTCCGCACCACGTTCGCTGCGAGGATTCACAATCTCCGCTGCCACTTCATTGACCCCTTTGTCGATTTCCGTCGAGGGTAGCCGCCCGAGGTAGCGGGCCGCCGGGCACAAGCGCACAAGTGCCCTGGTCCCCGGGGTGCGGGGTGTAACTGGTCTTTCTACCGGATGAGCGCTACGGCCGACGAGTGAGATACGCCGCCGCAGGTCACGACACCCACACATGCACGTCAAAAGCGTGTCAACTGGTGCCGGAAGTCCATGGAGTGAGACAAGAGGTGCGTGACTTGTGTCTCGTACCGGAGAGGCGCGCCGAAGTTCCGTAGTACGAAGCGGGCCGGTACGGCACGGGGATCACCCGTTATCCGATTTTGACATAGACAGCCCCCCGAACGGTGCAGTCCAGATGGCAAGATGCCCCAATCACACGAGGTCGCGGCGCCCGCCGATGTGTGCTCGTGACCTCGTGTGAGCTGTGTGAATTGCAGTCCGATCCCGTCGGCCACCCCCTCGATCGCAGGAGGAACCAGCAATGACCGCAAGCACCACCCCTCGCACGGCTGCCGCCAGGAGTCGTGTGGCCGCCGCCGGCGCGATCGCGGTCGCCGGCGCCCTGCTGCTGTCCGGCTGTGGCGATATGCGCGACAAGCCCGGCACCGGCGACGAGTCCGCCGGTGCCCCGCAGGGCGCGAACGCCCCGCTCTTCGACAAGCTCCCCAAGCGGATCCAGGCCTCGAAGGTCATCAAGGTCGGATCCGACATCGCCTACCCGCCCATCGAATTCAAGAAGAACGGCAAGAACGTCGGCGTCGACCTCGACCTGGGTGCCGCGCTCGGCAAGGAACTCGGCGTGAAGCTGGAGTTCAACAACAGCGTCTTCGACGCCCTGCTGACCGGAATGCGATCGAAGCGTTACGACATCGCGATGTCGGCGATGACGGACACCAAGGAGCGCCAGGAGGGCATCGACCCGAAGACGGGCAAGAAGGCGAGCGAGGGCGTCGATTTCATCGACTACTTCTCGGCCGGCGCGTCGCTCTACACCAAGAAGGGCGACACCAAGGGGATCAAGGGCTGGGAGGACCTCTGCGGAAAGAAGATCGGCGTCCAGCGCGGCACCGTCTCGGACAACTTCGCCAAGGGCGAGAGCAAGAAGTGCGAGGAGTCCGACAAGGACCCGATCTCCATCGAGGCCTACGACAACGACCTGGAGGCCCAGACCCGGCTGAAGGCCGGCGGTGTGGACGCCGTCTCCAGCGATTTCCCGTCCGCGGTGTACGCGGTCGCCACCTCCGGCGGCGGCAAGGACTTCGAGATCATCGGTGACCAGGTGGCGGCGAACCCCTACGGCATCGCCGTCAGCAAGGACGACGCCCAGCTGAGGGACGCCCTCAAGGCCGCCCTTGAGGCGATCATCAAGAACGGTGCGTACGAAAAGGTCCTCAAGACCTGGGGCGTCGAG from Streptomyces albireticuli carries:
- a CDS encoding NAD(P)-dependent malic enzyme; this translates as MAAEIVNPRSERGADEARDELFDPAFALHRGGKMAIEATVPVRDRDDLSLAYTPGVAKVCSAIAEQPELVHDYTWKSQVVAVVTDGSAVLGLGDIGPEASLPVMEGKAILFKQFGGVDAVPIALDCREVDDIVDTVARLAPSFGGVNLEDISAPRCFEVERRLQERLDIPVFHDDQHGTAVVTLAALRNAAKLTGRSLGQLRAVISGAGAAGVAIAKILVEAGIGDVAVCDRKGIVSVGREDLNPVKREVAGFTNKAGLSGPLEKALDGADVFIGVSGGTVPEEAVATMAKDALIFAMANPTPEIHPDVAHKYAAVVATGRSDYPNQINNVLAFPGIFAGALQVRASRITEGMKLAAAEALAAVVADELSADCVIPSPFDERVAPAVTAAVAAAARAEGVARR
- a CDS encoding ABC transporter substrate-binding protein; translation: MTASTTPRTAAARSRVAAAGAIAVAGALLLSGCGDMRDKPGTGDESAGAPQGANAPLFDKLPKRIQASKVIKVGSDIAYPPIEFKKNGKNVGVDLDLGAALGKELGVKLEFNNSVFDALLTGMRSKRYDIAMSAMTDTKERQEGIDPKTGKKASEGVDFIDYFSAGASLYTKKGDTKGIKGWEDLCGKKIGVQRGTVSDNFAKGESKKCEESDKDPISIEAYDNDLEAQTRLKAGGVDAVSSDFPSAVYAVATSGGGKDFEIIGDQVAANPYGIAVSKDDAQLRDALKAALEAIIKNGAYEKVLKTWGVEAGAVKEVKINGGQ